A segment of the Corylus avellana chromosome ca2, CavTom2PMs-1.0 genome:
ATctaaacatttttcatatataaaataaccatttgCTCTAAAAGTTATGGCTCctttttcctttctgttttctcattctaaaacaaaaatattaactaataaataattcaaaactaaTATCACATATCAAAACATATTGAGCCTTCTGGCGTACGCTAACACCCTCAAGGACAGCATGGCCCACGGCTCATGGCCCCTCAAGGTAGTGTTGTACTGTTGTTAAAGCATTTTATGTATAAATGGATAACTAAACAAGCTTGGTCGTTATCTAACAGATATTTTCTTAGGTTAGGCCCCTCACAATTAGTTGTTCCATTGCGTGTAAGTCAGATAGCTCCAAAGATAGAGGGGGGCAAAATAATTATGTCACACGTTGATGTGTATTTTAAGGTCTTATAGCTCAATTGGTTGAGATCACGCCTAAttaagcggaggttactagttcgaatcttcttCTCCCATCttatgtgaacatgtaaaaaaaaaaaaaaaaaaaaaaatttcaagtgaaaaaaagaagaagaaaagaagcagcAAACAAAAACAGCAGtaataaaacattcaaaattatATTAACTATCATATCACATGGACCACGGCCCATACGCCATAGATATCTTTCAAATATACACCGATACACGTATGGTTCTTGTCTTTTTCCGTTGTGTGCGAAGTCACTCTGCAAGTCAACCTCCACAACAAAGCTATGGATGAGGAAGTCGTCGTTAACTGGTCCGATCTTCCGGACGAAATCTTGCCGTACATCGGAAAAAGCCTCGACGCGGGCATCGATGTTCTCCGATTTCGCAGCGTCTGTACTTCATGGCGATCCTCGATCCCTTCCTCACGCGAGATATCTCCTTGTTTCCCTCTCCCTTTTCCTTACGCCGACAGAAGCGGAAACGCCGTCGACGCCTTTGTCTCTCAGAGTACCATCTACCGCCTTGAACCTTCCGACAAGAATCCAAACCCTTCagcgtcttcttcttcttcgtcttctccAAAAGGGTGGTTGATTAAGGTTGAAGAGTCAGAAACGGGTCAAATACGCCTATTGAACCCACTTTCAAGCCTCCACACCGGACTTCTCCCGGCCTCTTTTCCAAAGCTGATAAACCTGCTGGATTTTCGGGCTGTCGAGGTAAGCAAAGCATATAAATTTCAATATTCTGCTGGAACGCCTATTTATGGTGTGAGTAAAGTAGTGCTGTACCCCAACTCTGCTTGGACTAGTGTTAAAGATTGCATGATTTTCGCCATTTATGATGGCGGAAAATTGGGTTCCGCGAAATATGGAGATCAGAAATGGACCCTTGTAGATGATGAGAATTCTCATTACGATGACATTATTGTATACAAGGGCCAATTCTATGTCATCGATAGATTGGGAATTGTTTTCTGGATCGAATGTTCATCATTGAAGCTCATACAGTTTTTCCCTCCGCTATGCGGTTTGGGCACCCAGAAGCATTTGGTGGAGTCATGCGGGGAATTCTATGTTGTCGATAGATACTTTGACGGGGAACGGAGGTTATCACGACATCATAATCTCCGTAGATACCTCGTTTGTTCAAGAACAGTTGATTTCAAAGTTTATAAGCTGGATCAAGAGTGCGGTGATTGGGTTATGGTGCAGAGCTTGGGTGATCGGGTGTTCTTCCTGGGGAATGATTGTTCTTTTTCTGTTTCAGCTCGACGATTCGGTGGTGGGTGTAAAGGGAATTGCATTTACTTCAGTGATGAGAATGACATTGGGGTGTTCTACTTAAATGATCATATGATTGGGAAGATTATAAATTTCCCATACCATCCTCATATATTTTGGCCTCCCCCATCTTGGCTCACAGCCCAAACGTCTAAATGATGATTGTAGGCATCGTAGTTTCCTATTCTCATACAAAATCTAATTTGTTGTACTTTAAGGATTCAGATCTTTAGCAGTTTGTTGTCTCGATTGCTCTGAGAGTTCTCTCACATGAACTATCCGCCACAAAATTGCTGTATATCTCTATCCATCCTTGAATTCCTATAATTTTGGTTGTGCCTATTATCAATACagttcaattttattttgtgatgtCATGATCTGTCTCAAGTGTCACTTTGTTTAAAGACTCTGATATTAATAATGGGTTGTGGATTATTTGAAATCTTAGATTGCTTGGCCAACCCATTACAGATTAACAGTGTGTTTTGgaatttttccttcattttttttttttttttttaaatcaatttgattATTCCTTGGTTCCGGCCACCCCAACACATTTTGAAGATCAACGGTTTGCCAATCAAGAAGAGGCCGACGGTATTCTTCAGCGGAGCCCCGAGCCCTGATGGATAATCTAAGCAAtaaatatccaaaaaaaaacaagtgggAAATTGCTACGAGAAATCCAATTTCTTAGTTAAACCCCCGCCGGAATGAAAGTTGAAGTTTAAAGTACACCCATGATAAAagcaaaatacattttcaaatttcattcaaaGGGCATGGGACTCGGGAACCCATTTACAAAACTCCAAaagcttacaaaaaaaaaaccatagatATAATGATCTAAGCATTTTCTTTGGTTACTGACTCAATGAATGCATCTCATTGGCGTTTGGTATCTTTCTTTGACCATGTTTTACAGACAGCCCCAGCAATTAATACATCTGTTGCCTCTCTAGCCTGCGAAGATGGTGGCCTAGGGCCATAAAAGAGCATTACAAGCAATCAATCTGAACCTGTTATTCCACTTGGTTTCCTTGGGAAAAAAACTTGACTAAAAACTTCATAAAAGCATTTAAAATAGATGATCAAGAGCTAAATGGCCTTGTTCAAGTCAAGACTTCTTATTTTGGAAGGAGACTCCCTCCCTCTGGTGTTCATCCAAGCTCTCTAGCGTCCAAAAATCACTTCCATCATCTAGGATAATCCAAACCATTCATCCCTCTTGCTCTtggaaagcaaagaaaattaacaaaagtgCAGAACTTATGCACTCATCATGTGGCATATTGAGCTCCTACCATATTCTTTTCAGGCTCCATTCCCATTTACCCTCTTCTGTAGCGGGAAAGACCTCATGGCCTATTTGTTGACCTTTTATAAGTCGTGTATGTCAAGACTATCTGTTCTTAACAGTGTCAATGACGTTGGATACATCATCTTCATCTGCCTACTGCATCTTCACTGCAAAAGCAGATGCATCTCTACAGATGTTCCTTCCTCTTTTTCTCAAGATCCTCATTTTCTAGTACTAATTGCCTCCTATAATGACATATTGTAGACCACATATAtacacaaacaaacacacatatatacaccCAATTAAATAACATGATAGATTTATGAAAGGTTCAACTTGTGATCGAGCTTTCATCTACCATCTATTTCACCACTATCACGAACTTTTTGCTAAGTAGTTGATGGACTGTTTTGTGATTAAACTCAAAATATAGTATAATAGTAAACATATAGAATTCAAGGATAGCATATGAGtgaaaaaaca
Coding sequences within it:
- the LOC132170806 gene encoding F-box protein SKIP23-like; protein product: MDEEVVVNWSDLPDEILPYIGKSLDAGIDVLRFRSVCTSWRSSIPSSREISPCFPLPFPYADRSGNAVDAFVSQSTIYRLEPSDKNPNPSASSSSSSSPKGWLIKVEESETGQIRLLNPLSSLHTGLLPASFPKLINLLDFRAVEVSKAYKFQYSAGTPIYGVSKVVLYPNSAWTSVKDCMIFAIYDGGKLGSAKYGDQKWTLVDDENSHYDDIIVYKGQFYVIDRLGIVFWIECSSLKLIQFFPPLCGLGTQKHLVESCGEFYVVDRYFDGERRLSRHHNLRRYLVCSRTVDFKVYKLDQECGDWVMVQSLGDRVFFLGNDCSFSVSARRFGGGCKGNCIYFSDENDIGVFYLNDHMIGKIINFPYHPHIFWPPPSWLTAQTSK